A window from Streptomyces sp. NBC_00271 encodes these proteins:
- a CDS encoding DUF899 domain-containing protein — MTLPQIVSSEEWRAARAELLVKEKAATRARDALNAERRGLPMVEIDKEYVFEGGDGKAALLDLFEGRHQLVVYHFMFAPEWDEGCRSCSAFLDQIGHLAHLRARDTEFAAVSRAPYTKILPFKARMGWTVPWYSSYDSDFNDDFKVSVEVDDEPYERPGVSCFLRDRDRVFHTYSTYERGLDGLGSTTTLLDLTALGRQEEWEVPRGRASALGAPAGSERIRYHDEYEE, encoded by the coding sequence ATGACGCTTCCGCAGATCGTCTCGAGCGAGGAGTGGCGCGCCGCGCGCGCGGAACTACTGGTCAAGGAGAAGGCGGCGACCCGCGCGCGGGACGCGCTCAACGCGGAGCGGCGCGGCCTGCCGATGGTCGAGATCGACAAGGAGTACGTGTTCGAGGGCGGTGACGGCAAGGCGGCCCTGCTCGACCTCTTCGAGGGGCGCCACCAACTCGTCGTCTACCACTTCATGTTCGCGCCGGAGTGGGACGAGGGCTGCCGCAGCTGCTCGGCCTTCCTCGACCAGATCGGCCACCTCGCCCATCTGCGTGCCCGGGACACGGAGTTCGCCGCCGTGTCCCGGGCGCCGTACACGAAGATCCTGCCCTTCAAGGCCCGTATGGGCTGGACGGTGCCCTGGTACTCGTCGTACGACAGCGACTTCAACGACGACTTCAAGGTGTCCGTCGAGGTCGACGACGAGCCCTACGAGCGGCCGGGCGTGAGCTGCTTCCTGCGGGACCGCGACCGGGTCTTCCACACCTACTCGACGTACGAGCGCGGCCTCGACGGGCTCGGCTCGACGACGACCCTGCTGGATCTCACGGCACTCGGCAGGCAGGAGGAGTGGGAGGTGCCCCGGGGACGCGCCTCGGCACTGGGGGCGCCGGCGGGCAGCGAGCGGATCCGGTACCACGATGAGTACGAGGAATGA
- a CDS encoding cytochrome P450 family protein has product MDPAEGLIDHPYAVYDRLRDIAPVHRVAGTDGNPAWLVTRYEDVREALANPLLSMDKKHALPGSYQGLSLPPALDANLLNMEAPDHTRIRRLVVRAFTSRRIEQLRTPVRETADRLLDVLGPHGSADLMTAYAAPLPITVICDLLGIPGEYRRDFRAWTDVLVAPDPTRPGAAKEAVAAMLGFLTQLLADKRKKPADDLLCDLIAVRDEGDRLTEDELMSLAFLILFAGYENTVQLIGNAILGLLTHPDQLAALRANPERFPNAVEEFARHEGPALLAIRRFPVEDVTIGAVTVPAGETVLLSLAAANRDPARFPDPERLDLGRDASGHLALGRGIHYCVGAPLARLETEIAVSALLERLPDLALDADPAELRWRPSLRARGLLALPVTY; this is encoded by the coding sequence ATGGACCCCGCAGAAGGCCTCATCGACCACCCGTACGCGGTCTACGACCGCCTGCGCGACATCGCGCCCGTGCACCGCGTCGCCGGTACCGACGGCAACCCCGCCTGGCTCGTCACCCGCTACGAGGACGTCCGCGAGGCGCTCGCGAACCCGCTGCTGTCGATGGACAAGAAGCACGCGCTGCCCGGCAGTTACCAGGGGCTGTCGCTGCCGCCCGCCCTCGACGCCAACCTCCTGAACATGGAGGCGCCCGACCACACCCGCATCCGGCGCCTGGTGGTCCGCGCCTTCACATCACGCCGCATCGAGCAACTGCGCACTCCCGTACGGGAAACCGCCGACCGGCTCCTCGACGTGCTCGGTCCGCACGGCAGCGCCGACCTGATGACCGCGTACGCCGCGCCCCTGCCCATCACCGTCATCTGCGACCTGCTGGGCATTCCGGGGGAGTACCGCCGGGACTTCCGGGCCTGGACCGACGTGCTCGTCGCGCCGGACCCGACGCGCCCCGGGGCCGCCAAGGAGGCGGTCGCGGCCATGCTCGGGTTCCTCACCCAACTCCTCGCGGACAAACGGAAGAAGCCGGCGGACGACCTGCTCTGCGACCTGATCGCGGTGCGCGACGAGGGCGACCGGCTCACCGAGGACGAGCTGATGTCGCTCGCCTTCCTCATCCTCTTCGCGGGCTACGAGAACACCGTGCAGCTCATCGGCAACGCCATCCTGGGACTGCTCACCCACCCCGACCAGCTGGCCGCCCTGCGCGCGAACCCGGAGCGATTTCCGAACGCGGTCGAGGAGTTCGCGCGCCACGAAGGGCCCGCGCTGCTCGCCATCCGGCGCTTCCCGGTGGAGGACGTGACGATCGGCGCGGTCACCGTCCCCGCGGGCGAGACCGTCCTGCTGTCCCTGGCCGCGGCCAACCGGGACCCGGCCCGCTTCCCGGACCCCGAGCGCCTCGACCTCGGCCGGGACGCCTCCGGCCATCTCGCCCTCGGCCGGGGTATCCACTATTGCGTGGGCGCGCCGCTGGCCCGCCTGGAGACGGAGATCGCCGTCTCCGCACTCCTGGAACGCCTTCCGGACCTCGCGCTCGACGCCGACCCCGCCGAGCTGCGGTGGCGGCCCTCCCTGCGCGCCCGCGGCCTGCTCGCGCTCCCGGTGACGTACTGA
- a CDS encoding FUSC family protein translates to MSRLSAAVPPWLAHALRAQRGPVPWSAVVRGALAAGPLLLVAVLSGRTSVGVVAALGAMLAGINDRPGSRRAAVRRLGVPALAGAGGLLVGSYAGQHVGAVTLTLLLTVLGLLAGAVSAVGPVASGAGTQLLVAAAIGAGMPLPEPGWQRALFFVGGAGWLLVLRLALPTPGATAGDYRFDGERDAVGGVYDAVAALLEAVGGPDAPGRRVALTAALDHAQDALGGPRLRPYASSAAERRLHAQYAAALPLAEAATALAWAGEAVPARAVEGPRRLAVAVRTSTHTGPLPAPSRSAPALRALDDALLHAADTFDRGGDDTALHSRRRTATSLARTVLGSAGREYGLRVALCFGASVAVAQALHHARWYGSHSHWYWLPATAVFLVKPDLGPLASRVICRAAGTVLGAVLFAGFAALLPRPAGLVALVALCGALIPVATRHFAAQTAVVTVLVLSLVMVGGEPGASWSRIGETLLACAIVLLVGHLPALGQRGGGVRARLTHAAEAAHVYLAHVLDDGTTDDRAGRWTLRREAYRALAEARASIDLAAAELPALARHAEGTDEVAATLERLVDTTTACAVQLDDTGRLTPQHTERITALLDELAEGRERAGLVVKEGQALPVPLAG, encoded by the coding sequence GTGTCCCGCCTCAGCGCCGCCGTACCGCCCTGGCTCGCCCACGCCCTGCGCGCACAGCGCGGCCCCGTGCCCTGGAGCGCGGTCGTGCGGGGCGCCCTGGCCGCCGGACCGCTGCTGCTCGTGGCGGTGCTGAGCGGGCGTACGTCCGTCGGTGTCGTCGCCGCCCTCGGGGCCATGCTCGCCGGGATCAACGACCGGCCGGGCAGCCGTAGGGCCGCGGTCAGGCGGCTCGGCGTACCGGCGCTCGCGGGAGCCGGTGGGCTGCTCGTGGGGTCGTACGCGGGACAGCACGTCGGCGCGGTGACGCTCACCCTTCTCCTCACCGTGCTCGGGCTGCTCGCTGGAGCGGTCAGCGCCGTCGGGCCCGTCGCGAGCGGAGCGGGTACACAACTGCTCGTCGCCGCCGCCATCGGGGCCGGGATGCCGCTGCCCGAGCCCGGCTGGCAGCGTGCGCTCTTCTTCGTCGGCGGGGCCGGATGGCTGCTCGTGCTGCGGCTCGCGCTGCCCACACCCGGGGCCACCGCGGGCGACTATCGCTTCGACGGGGAGCGGGACGCCGTCGGGGGTGTGTACGACGCCGTCGCCGCGCTGCTCGAAGCGGTCGGGGGGCCGGACGCGCCCGGTCGCCGGGTCGCCCTCACCGCCGCGCTCGACCACGCCCAGGACGCGCTCGGCGGGCCCCGGCTGCGGCCGTACGCCAGTTCCGCGGCCGAGCGGCGGCTGCACGCGCAGTACGCCGCCGCGCTCCCGCTCGCCGAGGCCGCCACCGCGCTCGCCTGGGCGGGCGAGGCGGTGCCCGCACGGGCCGTCGAAGGGCCGCGACGACTCGCCGTCGCCGTACGGACCAGCACGCACACCGGGCCGCTGCCCGCGCCCAGCCGCTCCGCGCCCGCCCTGCGCGCCCTCGACGACGCACTCCTGCACGCGGCCGACACCTTCGACAGGGGTGGCGACGACACCGCGCTGCACTCGCGGCGCCGTACTGCCACGTCCCTCGCCCGCACGGTCCTGGGTTCCGCAGGACGCGAGTACGGGCTCCGGGTCGCCCTCTGCTTCGGCGCCAGTGTGGCCGTGGCACAGGCCCTGCACCACGCCCGCTGGTACGGCAGCCACTCCCACTGGTACTGGCTCCCCGCGACCGCCGTCTTCCTGGTCAAGCCCGACCTCGGACCGCTCGCCTCACGCGTGATCTGCCGGGCGGCGGGGACCGTGCTCGGCGCCGTCCTCTTCGCCGGGTTCGCGGCGCTCCTCCCGCGCCCCGCCGGGCTGGTCGCCCTGGTGGCGCTGTGCGGCGCCCTGATCCCCGTCGCCACCCGGCACTTCGCGGCGCAGACCGCCGTCGTCACCGTGCTCGTGCTCTCCCTCGTCATGGTGGGCGGGGAGCCGGGGGCCTCCTGGAGCCGGATCGGTGAAACGCTGCTGGCCTGCGCGATCGTGCTGCTCGTCGGGCATCTGCCGGCGCTCGGGCAGCGCGGGGGAGGGGTACGGGCCCGTCTCACCCACGCCGCCGAGGCCGCGCACGTCTACCTCGCCCACGTGCTGGACGACGGCACGACCGACGACCGGGCCGGCCGCTGGACCCTGCGCCGTGAGGCCTACCGCGCGCTCGCCGAGGCCCGCGCCTCGATCGACCTCGCCGCCGCCGAACTCCCCGCGCTGGCCCGGCACGCCGAGGGAACGGACGAGGTCGCGGCCACCCTCGAACGCCTCGTCGACACCACGACCGCGTGCGCCGTGCAGCTCGACGACACCGGACGGCTCACCCCCCAGCACACTGAACGCATCACCGCACTCCTCGACGAACTGGCCGAGGGGCGGGAACGCGCGGGGCTGGTGGTGAAGGAGGGGCAGGCGCTCCCCGTTCCGCTCGCGGGCTGA
- a CDS encoding DUF7873 family protein, whose amino-acid sequence MAKLNQIIAVEKGIKSKSHQDLTAAHHGLQKPALLAGISRTYQPKDEEGEQLPPESTRVQVQAEDVLRETAGTLTRLFDVTATKDWANCTARADVKVDGRVLVADVPVSYLLFLEKQLTDLNTFVRKLPVLDASESWVQDPSTDAWKTEPVRTLRTKKVPRNHVKAEATEKHPAQVEVYYEDIPVGYWTTVKFSGALPARRVNELLDRVEKLQQAVKFAREEANGVDVVDQRVGDSVFGYLFG is encoded by the coding sequence GTGGCGAAACTCAATCAGATCATCGCAGTGGAGAAGGGCATCAAGTCCAAGTCCCATCAGGACCTGACAGCCGCTCATCACGGGCTGCAGAAGCCCGCATTGCTGGCCGGCATCTCGCGGACCTATCAGCCGAAGGACGAGGAGGGCGAGCAGCTGCCGCCCGAGTCGACGCGGGTGCAGGTGCAGGCCGAGGACGTGTTGCGGGAGACCGCGGGGACGCTCACCCGGCTGTTCGACGTGACCGCCACCAAGGACTGGGCGAACTGCACGGCCCGGGCGGATGTGAAGGTGGACGGGCGGGTCCTCGTCGCCGACGTGCCCGTGTCGTATCTGCTCTTCCTCGAGAAGCAGCTCACCGATCTCAACACCTTTGTGCGCAAGCTGCCCGTTCTCGACGCCTCCGAGTCGTGGGTCCAGGACCCGTCGACGGACGCGTGGAAGACCGAGCCCGTCAGGACGCTGCGGACCAAGAAGGTGCCGCGCAACCACGTCAAGGCCGAGGCCACCGAGAAGCATCCCGCCCAGGTCGAGGTGTACTACGAGGACATTCCCGTCGGGTACTGGACGACCGTGAAGTTCTCCGGCGCCCTGCCCGCGCGACGCGTGAACGAACTGCTCGACCGGGTCGAGAAGTTGCAGCAGGCCGTCAAGTTCGCCCGGGAAGAGGCGAACGGCGTGGACGTCGTCGACCAGCGCGTCGGGGACTCCGTGTTCGGCTACCTGTTCGGGTAG
- a CDS encoding nucleotidyltransferase domain-containing protein: protein MPTPTQPPHIDDDKFLAHVTDRLAALPTVRAVALGGSRAQGTHGPDSDWDLAIYYRGAFDPDDLRAVGWQGEVSEIGGWGGGVFNGGAWLTVEDRRVDVHYRDLDVVERELARAEQGRFHVEPLLFHLAGIPSYLLVAELAVNRVLRGDLPRPAAYPAKLRTSASAHWHGTAHATLAYAKANHAPAGRLTEVVGALATAALQTGHAVLAARGEWVTNEKRLLERAGLRGIDEIVRGGVNEPEGLVHMLGRAETVLDAAVIRAEEVLDAELPRARESGVE from the coding sequence ATGCCCACACCGACCCAGCCGCCGCACATCGACGACGACAAGTTCCTCGCCCACGTCACTGACCGCCTGGCCGCCCTCCCCACCGTCCGGGCCGTCGCCCTCGGTGGCTCCCGCGCGCAAGGCACCCATGGTCCCGACAGTGACTGGGACCTGGCGATCTACTACCGGGGCGCCTTCGACCCCGACGACCTGCGGGCCGTCGGCTGGCAGGGTGAAGTCTCGGAGATCGGCGGCTGGGGCGGGGGCGTGTTCAACGGCGGTGCCTGGCTGACCGTCGAAGACCGTCGTGTCGACGTCCACTACCGGGATCTCGACGTGGTGGAACGGGAGTTGGCGAGGGCGGAGCAGGGGCGGTTCCATGTGGAGCCGCTCCTCTTCCATCTCGCCGGAATCCCCAGCTACCTCCTCGTCGCCGAGCTCGCCGTCAACCGTGTCCTGCGCGGCGACCTGCCCCGACCCGCCGCCTACCCGGCGAAACTCCGCACCTCCGCTTCCGCCCACTGGCACGGCACCGCCCACGCCACCCTCGCCTACGCCAAGGCCAACCACGCACCCGCCGGTCGTCTCACGGAGGTCGTGGGAGCGCTGGCGACCGCCGCCCTGCAGACCGGTCACGCGGTGCTGGCGGCGCGTGGGGAGTGGGTGACGAACGAGAAGCGGCTGCTGGAGCGGGCCGGGTTGAGAGGGATCGACGAGATCGTGCGAGGCGGGGTGAACGAGCCGGAAGGGCTGGTGCACATGCTCGGGCGGGCGGAGACGGTCTTGGACGCGGCGGTCATCCGGGCCGAGGAGGTCCTGGACGCCGAGCTCCCCCGGGCGCGGGAATCCGGTGTCGAATAA
- a CDS encoding RidA family protein, producing the protein MPARVTVPSLFPPPGYAHVSVVEAGARLAFLAGAVPLDAAGKIVGVGDPVRQAEQVIANLGEQLRAVGSDFAHVVATDVYVVSGEPRVLSDVWGVVEASGLSTGPHSSTLLGVACLGYTGQLVEITATAVVPEY; encoded by the coding sequence GTGCCCGCTCGCGTCACCGTCCCCAGTCTCTTCCCGCCTCCCGGCTACGCTCACGTGTCGGTCGTCGAGGCGGGTGCGCGGCTCGCCTTTCTCGCCGGGGCCGTGCCGCTGGACGCGGCGGGGAAGATCGTCGGTGTGGGGGATCCCGTGCGGCAGGCCGAGCAGGTGATCGCCAATCTCGGTGAGCAACTCCGTGCGGTGGGCAGTGACTTCGCGCATGTGGTGGCGACCGATGTGTATGTCGTCAGCGGTGAGCCGAGGGTGCTGTCCGACGTGTGGGGTGTCGTCGAGGCGTCCGGGCTCAGTACGGGACCCCACTCGTCGACACTGCTCGGCGTGGCCTGCCTCGGGTACACCGGGCAGTTGGTGGAGATCACGGCGACGGCGGTCGTGCCCGAGTACTAG
- a CDS encoding aspartate/glutamate racemase family protein: MHIVVTNCNTTQEMTEEIVRGARAAAGPGTTVTGLTPAWGPESAEGWLDSYLSAAAVLDTLRTYEGPRDAVVMAGFGEHGREGARELVDVPVVDITEAAAHLACLLGRRYGVVTTLERSRGQIEDSLYAAGVAQNCAAVVGTGLGVLDLGDVQRTQEAFVTAAERAREAGAEVLVLGCAGMTGLQRAVGEKLDLPVVDGVAAAVKLAESLVSLGLRTSRVGSYARPLPKRRVWGAGRG; this comes from the coding sequence GTGCACATCGTCGTCACCAACTGCAACACCACGCAGGAGATGACCGAGGAGATCGTGCGAGGTGCCCGGGCCGCCGCAGGCCCGGGCACCACCGTGACCGGCCTCACCCCCGCCTGGGGACCCGAGTCCGCCGAGGGCTGGCTCGACAGCTACCTCTCCGCCGCGGCCGTCCTCGACACCCTGCGCACATACGAGGGTCCCCGCGACGCCGTGGTCATGGCGGGCTTCGGCGAACACGGACGCGAGGGCGCGCGCGAACTCGTGGACGTGCCCGTCGTCGACATCACCGAGGCCGCCGCCCACCTCGCCTGCCTGCTCGGCCGCCGCTACGGAGTCGTCACCACCCTGGAGCGCTCACGCGGCCAGATCGAGGACAGCCTGTACGCCGCCGGAGTCGCCCAGAACTGCGCCGCGGTCGTCGGCACCGGCCTCGGCGTGCTCGACCTCGGCGACGTCCAGCGCACACAGGAGGCGTTCGTGACCGCGGCGGAGCGGGCCCGGGAGGCCGGCGCCGAGGTCCTCGTCCTCGGCTGTGCCGGCATGACGGGCCTGCAACGGGCGGTCGGGGAGAAACTGGACCTCCCGGTCGTCGACGGCGTCGCCGCCGCGGTCAAACTCGCGGAGTCCCTGGTCTCCCTGGGCCTCAGGACGAGCCGGGTGGGCAGCTATGCGCGACCGCTGCCGAAGCGGAGGGTGTGGGGTGCAGGCCGAGGGTGA
- a CDS encoding NCS1 family nucleobase:cation symporter-1, whose product MSLADSAEATGTPAFVPDPRLTNEDLAPAEKRNWKVFDLFAMWMSDVHNLGNYTFAAGLLVLGMNVWQIFTSLLVGFVIIYAGMNLMGRIGQRTGVPFPVVSRISFGVWGANIPALIRAVIAIMWYGIQTYLASVAVNVMLLAAWPGLESWTHHSFLGLDALGWTSFVSLWLIQAMIISQGMESVRKFQDFCGPAIWLVMIALAVWVLAKAGWSISLTSTPHPVSVGEQWRQWFGAVGLILATYGTLMLNFCDFSRFAPSYKTVRRGNFWGLPINSTAFVIVSVIVTAGSIEAFGEAITDPALLVAKVGNTWVLVLGALTFAIATMGVNIVANFVSPAYDLANVWPQKITFKIGGMISTVAALVVTPWNLFSNPTVVNYFLGGLGAFLGPLFGVIMIDYYWVKRGRIDVDQLFDARPGSPYYYRKGVNPKALWAFLPSAAVAAVLALVKAFSDVAPYSWFIGTALAAGLYMTLCRTERAADETTVTEPVEV is encoded by the coding sequence GTGTCCCTCGCCGACAGTGCCGAAGCCACCGGCACCCCAGCGTTCGTCCCCGACCCCCGGCTCACCAACGAAGACCTCGCACCCGCGGAGAAGCGCAACTGGAAGGTCTTCGACCTCTTCGCCATGTGGATGTCCGACGTCCACAACCTCGGCAACTACACCTTCGCCGCGGGCCTGCTGGTCCTCGGCATGAACGTCTGGCAGATCTTCACCTCGCTGCTCGTCGGCTTCGTGATCATCTACGCAGGCATGAACCTGATGGGCCGCATCGGCCAGCGCACCGGCGTGCCCTTCCCCGTCGTCAGCCGCATCAGCTTCGGCGTCTGGGGCGCCAACATCCCGGCGCTGATCAGGGCCGTCATCGCCATCATGTGGTACGGGATCCAGACCTACCTGGCCTCCGTCGCCGTGAACGTCATGCTGCTCGCCGCCTGGCCCGGCCTGGAGTCGTGGACCCACCACTCCTTCCTCGGCCTGGACGCGCTCGGCTGGACGTCCTTCGTCTCCCTCTGGCTGATCCAGGCGATGATCATCAGTCAGGGCATGGAGTCGGTCCGCAAGTTCCAGGACTTCTGCGGCCCGGCCATCTGGCTCGTCATGATCGCGCTGGCCGTCTGGGTCCTCGCCAAGGCCGGCTGGAGCATCTCGCTCACCTCGACCCCGCACCCGGTCTCCGTGGGCGAACAGTGGCGCCAGTGGTTCGGCGCGGTCGGCCTGATCCTGGCCACCTATGGCACGCTGATGCTCAACTTCTGCGACTTCTCGCGCTTCGCCCCCAGCTACAAGACGGTCAGGCGCGGCAACTTCTGGGGCCTGCCGATCAACTCCACGGCCTTCGTCATCGTGTCCGTCATCGTCACGGCCGGTTCCATCGAGGCGTTCGGCGAGGCCATCACCGACCCCGCGCTGCTGGTCGCCAAGGTCGGCAACACCTGGGTCCTGGTCCTCGGCGCCCTGACCTTCGCCATCGCCACCATGGGCGTCAACATCGTCGCCAACTTCGTCTCACCCGCGTACGACCTGGCGAACGTCTGGCCGCAGAAGATCACCTTCAAGATCGGCGGCATGATCAGCACGGTCGCCGCACTGGTCGTGACCCCCTGGAACCTCTTCTCCAACCCCACGGTCGTCAACTACTTCCTCGGCGGTCTCGGCGCCTTCCTGGGCCCGCTTTTCGGCGTCATCATGATCGACTACTACTGGGTGAAGCGCGGCAGGATCGACGTCGACCAGCTCTTCGACGCCCGGCCCGGATCGCCGTACTACTACCGCAAGGGCGTCAATCCCAAGGCCCTGTGGGCGTTCCTGCCCTCGGCGGCGGTCGCCGCGGTGCTGGCCCTGGTGAAGGCGTTCAGCGACGTGGCCCCGTACTCCTGGTTCATCGGAACCGCGCTGGCCGCGGGCCTGTACATGACCCTCTGCCGCACCGAACGCGCCGCCGACGAGACCACCGTCACCGAGCCCGTGGAGGTCTGA
- a CDS encoding GntR family transcriptional regulator, protein MTKIEPLGAEREPLGAVRERVLAALRQEIIAGRLRPGDRLVERELAERFGVSRVPVREAIRALVAEGFVHFETPRRTVVRRLTPTDVAELFELREALEVYAAGLAAARATPRDLAELADLLDRAATATRADDAEAITDINTRFHDRILAMAGNSLLISVMEPVDGRLRWLTRQNEEWPQLLTEHHELYESIASGDPERARAHALAHVQANYRSTVRHLFGETEAPRA, encoded by the coding sequence ATGACGAAGATCGAACCCCTGGGCGCGGAACGGGAACCCCTGGGCGCGGTCCGCGAACGCGTCCTGGCCGCGCTGCGGCAGGAGATCATCGCGGGGCGGCTGCGCCCCGGGGACCGTCTCGTCGAACGCGAGCTGGCGGAGCGGTTCGGGGTCTCACGGGTTCCCGTGCGCGAGGCGATCCGCGCGCTCGTGGCGGAGGGGTTCGTGCACTTCGAGACACCGCGCCGCACGGTCGTACGCCGGCTCACCCCGACGGACGTGGCCGAACTCTTCGAGCTGCGCGAGGCGCTGGAGGTCTACGCGGCCGGGCTCGCGGCGGCACGGGCGACACCGCGGGACCTCGCCGAGCTGGCGGACCTGCTGGACCGTGCGGCGACGGCGACCCGCGCCGACGACGCGGAGGCGATCACCGACATCAACACCCGCTTCCACGACCGCATCCTCGCCATGGCGGGCAACAGCCTGCTGATCTCCGTCATGGAGCCGGTCGACGGCCGACTGCGCTGGCTCACCCGCCAGAACGAGGAGTGGCCCCAACTTCTCACCGAACACCACGAGTTGTACGAGTCCATCGCCTCCGGCGACCCGGAGCGCGCCCGCGCGCACGCCCTCGCCCACGTCCAGGCCAACTACCGGTCGACGGTGCGGCACCTCTTCGGCGAAACAGAGGCTCCCCGAGCCTGA
- the pip gene encoding prolyl aminopeptidase, with amino-acid sequence MGLYPEIEPYDHGMLDVGDGNRVYWEVCGNPDGKPAVMLHGGPGSGCGPWFRRYCDPAKYRIVLLDQRGCGRSTPHAAAYGTDMAVNTTAHVIGDLELLRRHLGIRRWLVWGVSWGSALGLRYAQTHPDVVSELVLTAVATGANAEVALLTRGLGRFFPEAFEQFLAELPEGERDGNLAAAYSRLLESPDPEVRARAARAWTDWETAIVPAPPRSEKRYEDPEFRMAFARTVTHYFGNDHFLGEGNDEGVVIRDAPLLKGIPGTLVQGSLDFGNLLGTVWRLHHGWPDSELIVIDDVGHTMGARGVVDALVAATDKYALR; translated from the coding sequence ATGGGCCTGTATCCGGAGATCGAACCGTACGACCACGGCATGCTCGACGTCGGCGACGGCAACCGCGTGTACTGGGAGGTCTGCGGAAACCCCGACGGCAAGCCCGCCGTCATGCTGCACGGCGGTCCGGGGTCCGGCTGCGGTCCTTGGTTCCGGCGCTACTGCGACCCCGCCAAGTACCGGATCGTGCTGCTCGACCAGCGCGGCTGCGGACGCTCCACGCCGCACGCCGCCGCGTACGGGACGGACATGGCCGTCAACACGACGGCGCATGTCATCGGCGACCTGGAGCTGCTGCGACGGCACTTGGGCATCCGGCGGTGGCTGGTGTGGGGCGTGTCGTGGGGGTCGGCGCTGGGGCTGCGGTACGCGCAGACGCATCCGGACGTCGTCTCCGAACTGGTGCTGACCGCGGTGGCCACCGGCGCGAACGCCGAAGTGGCCCTGCTGACCAGGGGACTTGGACGGTTCTTCCCCGAGGCCTTCGAGCAGTTCCTCGCCGAACTGCCCGAGGGGGAGCGGGACGGGAACCTCGCCGCCGCCTACAGCCGGCTGCTCGAATCGCCCGACCCCGAGGTGCGGGCGCGGGCGGCGCGGGCCTGGACCGACTGGGAGACGGCGATCGTTCCCGCGCCGCCGCGGTCGGAGAAGCGCTACGAGGACCCGGAGTTCCGCATGGCGTTCGCGCGGACCGTCACGCACTACTTCGGCAACGACCACTTCCTGGGGGAAGGCAACGACGAAGGCGTCGTGATCCGCGACGCGCCCCTGCTGAAGGGCATCCCCGGCACGCTCGTCCAGGGCAGTCTCGACTTCGGGAACCTGCTGGGCACGGTGTGGCGGCTCCACCACGGCTGGCCCGACAGCGAGTTGATCGTCATCGACGACGTGGGGCACACCATGGGGGCGAGGGGTGTGGTGGACGCGTTGGTGGCGGCGACGGACAAGTACGCCCTGCGCTAG
- a CDS encoding uracil-DNA glycosylase: protein MDSSPADRSDPGIVGDLDGSGALGDLDALTDLDDLDALTDLDARIAGCRACPRLVAWREEVARTRRAAFADQTYWGRPVPGYGPADASLLIVGLAPAAHGGNRTGRMFTGDRSGDVLYAALHDVGLASRGTSVSADDGLELYGVRVTSPVHCAPPANKPTPGERDTCRPWLVRELELLRPTLRSVVVLGAFGWQAALPAFAAAGWTVPRPRPVFGHGARVSLEAQDGPAAGSVELFGCFHVSQRNTFTGRLTPAMLRDVLRTAAGAAGLTTRPYDG from the coding sequence ATGGACAGCAGCCCGGCCGACAGGAGCGATCCCGGCATCGTCGGCGACCTGGACGGCTCGGGCGCACTGGGTGACCTGGACGCACTGACCGATCTGGACGACCTGGACGCACTGACTGATCTGGACGCCCGGATCGCCGGGTGCCGGGCGTGTCCGCGGCTGGTCGCGTGGCGCGAGGAGGTCGCCCGCACCAGACGCGCAGCCTTCGCCGACCAGACGTACTGGGGCCGCCCCGTTCCCGGCTACGGACCGGCCGACGCCTCGCTGCTCATCGTCGGGCTCGCACCCGCCGCCCACGGCGGGAACCGGACCGGACGGATGTTCACGGGGGACCGCTCCGGGGACGTGCTCTACGCGGCGCTGCACGACGTGGGGCTCGCCTCGCGCGGGACCTCGGTGAGCGCGGACGACGGACTGGAGCTGTACGGCGTACGCGTCACCTCGCCCGTGCACTGCGCGCCGCCCGCCAACAAGCCGACACCCGGCGAACGGGACACCTGCCGCCCCTGGCTCGTACGGGAGTTGGAGCTGCTGCGGCCCACGCTCCGGTCGGTGGTCGTGCTGGGAGCCTTCGGCTGGCAGGCCGCGTTGCCCGCCTTCGCCGCGGCGGGATGGACGGTACCCCGGCCCAGGCCGGTGTTCGGGCACGGGGCGAGGGTTTCGCTGGAGGCGCAGGACGGGCCGGCGGCGGGGTCCGTCGAGCTGTTCGGGTGCTTCCACGTCAGCCAGCGGAACACGTTCACCGGACGGCTGACGCCCGCCATGCTGCGGGACGTGCTGCGTACGGCGGCGGGGGCGGCGGGGCTGACGACGCGACCGTATGACGGTTAA